One Methylosarcina fibrata AML-C10 DNA segment encodes these proteins:
- a CDS encoding proline--tRNA ligase has product MRTSQFPLNTVKETPGDAVIVSHQLMIRAGLIRKLAAGLYTWLPLGIRVLRKVEKITREEMDRAGALEVLMPALQPAELWQETGRWEQYGPELARLKDRHDRDFCLGPTHEEIITDLARNEIKSYKQLPITYYQIQTKFRDEIRPRFGVMRSREFIMKDAYSFHLDQESLRETYEVMYRTYTNIFNRFGLKFRAVIADSGSIGGAVSHEFHVLADSGEDAIAFSTGSDYAANIEKAEAVAPTGSRAAPGQEMKLVDTPEQHSIEDVSRFFNVDSSQCLKTLIVKGEEDSLVALLLRGDHELNEIKAAKIEGVLSPLAFAGDQEVQAACGCKPGSIGPVGLKIRIIADRSVALMSDFVCGANQDGKHYVGVNWERDLPFPAETADLRTVVAGDPSPDGQGELTIARGIEVGHIFQLGIKYSGSMKASIINEAGKNQTMIMGCYGIGISRVVAAAIEQNHDERGIVWPESIAPFQVAICPMNLHKSERLKQAAEKLYQDLQDAGFEVLFDDRKVRPGFMFADMELIGIPHCIVISDRGLDAGTLEYKARTAKENLEIPMGGVIGFLKEKLG; this is encoded by the coding sequence ATGCGTACGTCCCAATTTCCTCTCAATACCGTTAAAGAAACTCCTGGCGATGCCGTCATCGTCAGCCATCAATTGATGATTCGCGCCGGACTGATCCGGAAACTGGCGGCCGGACTTTACACGTGGCTGCCGTTGGGCATCCGGGTACTGCGCAAAGTCGAAAAAATCACCCGCGAGGAAATGGACAGGGCCGGCGCTCTGGAAGTATTGATGCCCGCGTTGCAGCCGGCGGAGCTCTGGCAGGAAACCGGGCGTTGGGAGCAATACGGTCCGGAACTGGCGCGGCTGAAAGACCGCCACGACCGTGATTTCTGCCTTGGCCCCACGCACGAGGAAATCATCACCGACCTGGCGCGCAACGAAATCAAGAGCTACAAGCAACTGCCGATTACTTATTATCAGATACAGACCAAGTTCCGCGACGAAATCAGGCCGAGGTTCGGCGTCATGCGTTCGCGCGAATTCATCATGAAGGACGCCTATTCGTTCCATCTGGACCAGGAGTCCCTACGTGAAACCTACGAGGTCATGTACCGGACCTACACCAACATCTTCAACCGCTTCGGCCTGAAATTCCGCGCCGTTATCGCCGATTCCGGCTCGATCGGCGGCGCGGTTTCGCACGAGTTTCACGTGTTGGCCGATTCCGGCGAAGACGCCATCGCCTTTTCGACCGGGAGCGACTACGCCGCCAACATCGAAAAGGCCGAGGCGGTAGCGCCCACAGGATCGCGCGCCGCACCCGGCCAGGAAATGAAACTGGTCGATACGCCCGAGCAGCACAGCATCGAAGACGTCAGCCGCTTTTTCAATGTTGATTCGTCGCAGTGCCTCAAAACTCTGATCGTCAAAGGCGAAGAAGACAGCCTGGTGGCGCTGTTGCTGAGAGGCGACCACGAACTGAACGAAATCAAGGCCGCCAAAATCGAAGGCGTGCTGTCGCCGTTGGCGTTTGCCGGCGACCAGGAAGTTCAGGCGGCCTGCGGCTGCAAGCCGGGTTCGATCGGTCCGGTCGGCCTGAAAATCCGAATCATCGCCGACCGCAGCGTGGCGCTGATGTCCGATTTCGTTTGCGGCGCCAATCAGGACGGCAAGCATTACGTCGGCGTCAACTGGGAACGCGATCTACCGTTTCCGGCCGAGACCGCCGATCTGCGCACCGTCGTCGCCGGCGATCCGAGCCCGGACGGCCAGGGCGAACTGACCATCGCCCGCGGCATCGAAGTCGGTCACATCTTCCAGCTCGGAATCAAATACAGCGGCTCGATGAAAGCTTCGATCATCAACGAAGCGGGCAAAAACCAGACCATGATCATGGGCTGCTACGGCATCGGCATTTCCCGCGTAGTCGCCGCGGCGATCGAGCAAAACCACGACGAACGCGGCATCGTCTGGCCGGAAAGCATTGCGCCGTTTCAGGTCGCGATCTGCCCGATGAACCTGCACAAGTCCGAACGGCTCAAGCAGGCGGCCGAAAAGTTGTATCAGGATTTGCAAGACGCCGGTTTCGAAGTCCTGTTCGACGACCGTAAGGTGCGCCCCGGCTTCATGTTCGCCGACATGGAACTGATCGGCATTCCGCACTGCATCGTCATCAGCGACCGCGGCCTGGATGCCGGCACTCTCGAATATAAGGCCCGGACGGCGAAGGAAAATCTGGAGATTCCGATGGGGGGTGTGATTGGGTTTTTGAAGGAAAAGCTGGGTTAA
- a CDS encoding GreA/GreB family elongation factor yields the protein MKARNIILSSLDCARLRDLLITAKQFGATDSAILRTLEGELERARIVAPEEIPPYVVTMNTCVCLIDTATHEEFQYTLVFPSEADPEQGKLSILSELGVALIGFSVGDTIEWEFPEGPRCIRINMIYFQPEATKQYDL from the coding sequence ATGAAAGCTCGCAATATCATTCTTTCCTCACTCGACTGCGCCCGCTTGCGCGATTTGTTGATAACGGCCAAACAATTCGGGGCCACGGATTCAGCGATCTTGCGTACGCTGGAAGGCGAACTCGAACGGGCCAGGATTGTCGCGCCCGAAGAAATTCCACCTTACGTGGTCACCATGAATACATGTGTTTGCCTCATCGATACAGCCACGCACGAAGAGTTTCAGTACACGCTGGTATTTCCAAGCGAAGCGGACCCCGAGCAAGGAAAATTGTCTATTCTCTCCGAGTTAGGCGTTGCCCTTATCGGCTTTTCCGTTGGCGATACGATTGAATGGGAATTCCCCGAAGGTCCCAGATGCATACGGATAAACATGATCTATTTTCAGCCGGAGGCTACTAAGCAATACGATTTGTAG
- a CDS encoding MBOAT family O-acyltransferase codes for MVTASLFFYAYWDAKYLPLILCSILFNFAIGTGLTQSHNELTQTRKKKYSNRKIVLLIGIFANICLLGYYKYTDFLLSNINFIFGENYNLHHIVLPLAISFFTFTQIAYLVDSYRGETSEYDLLSYSLFVTFFPHLIAGPIVHHRHIMPQFVSRWAVFQKTSNIQKSLFIFSIGLFKKVVIADNFSLYADYGFDGGAALNLFSAWATSLSYTFQIYFDFSGYCDMAIGSSLLFNIWLPINFNSPYKALNIQDFWRRWHITLSCFLRDYLYIPLGGNRCSQLRIYMNLFITFVLGGLWHGATWLFVIWGAMHGVALIINRIWKGLPFTMPSYLAWLLTFIFVNTSWVFFRAKTLDDAIRILKGMVDIRSVTWSSSTSDLAWAGWMSDILLKIFPASFIGQLPIYLFISLAFVILSYSNSIEMLNKNINLNKMTYSAILFSTSIYFMLSSTSTVFLYFNF; via the coding sequence TTGGTTACAGCCAGTTTGTTTTTTTACGCCTACTGGGATGCAAAATATTTACCTCTCATCCTATGTTCAATTCTGTTTAACTTTGCCATAGGCACGGGACTGACACAATCTCATAATGAATTGACGCAAACAAGAAAAAAAAAGTACTCAAATAGAAAGATAGTCTTACTAATCGGTATTTTTGCAAATATTTGTCTGCTTGGTTACTATAAATATACTGATTTTCTACTGAGTAATATTAATTTCATTTTTGGGGAAAATTATAATTTACATCATATTGTTCTTCCGCTTGCAATCAGTTTTTTTACATTTACTCAAATTGCATACCTGGTGGACAGCTATCGAGGAGAAACATCGGAGTATGATTTATTAAGCTATTCTCTTTTTGTAACTTTTTTTCCTCATTTAATTGCCGGGCCAATCGTCCATCATAGACATATAATGCCCCAATTCGTTTCTAGATGGGCAGTTTTCCAAAAAACGTCAAATATCCAAAAAAGTTTATTTATATTTTCTATTGGATTATTCAAAAAAGTTGTTATTGCCGATAATTTTTCTTTATATGCAGATTATGGGTTTGACGGTGGCGCAGCACTCAATTTATTTTCTGCATGGGCAACCAGCTTGTCATATACATTTCAGATTTACTTCGACTTTAGTGGATATTGCGACATGGCAATCGGTTCGTCTTTATTATTTAATATCTGGTTGCCAATAAACTTTAACTCGCCATACAAGGCTTTAAATATTCAGGATTTCTGGCGCCGATGGCACATTACCCTGAGTTGTTTTCTAAGAGATTATTTATATATACCATTAGGCGGCAATCGATGTTCACAGCTTCGTATTTATATGAATCTTTTCATCACTTTCGTGCTTGGAGGCTTATGGCATGGCGCAACATGGTTATTTGTCATCTGGGGAGCAATGCATGGAGTTGCTCTTATAATCAATAGAATATGGAAAGGTTTACCATTCACCATGCCTTCTTATCTGGCCTGGCTTTTGACGTTTATATTTGTAAATACAAGTTGGGTATTTTTTAGAGCGAAAACATTAGACGACGCAATTAGAATACTTAAGGGCATGGTGGACATACGTTCAGTAACATGGTCATCTTCCACTTCGGATCTGGCATGGGCTGGCTGGATGTCGGACATTTTATTAAAAATATTTCCAGCTAGCTTTATTGGTCAATTACCTATATACCTATTTATTTCGCTTGCATTCGTAATTTTATCTTACAGTAACTCTATTGAGATGTTGAATAAAAATATAAATTTAAACAAAATGACGTATAGCGCAATACTTTTTTCTACATCTATTTATTTTATGCTGTCTTCCACAAGCACAGTGTTTCTATATTTTAATTTTTAA
- a CDS encoding alginate O-acetyltransferase AlgX-related protein → MPIINIVSSPDVDFIKIKDKSFLYNMDFLSRAIAKLLYPLGINIDSRNVVIGKDGWLFLGDNYNDTITVDHRQSTIEDGAVAKKIIEAMHAWKGFLSQKGVQDFKILIAPNKGTVYPEHMPTWAIPRSPNATDILIDKAEESNIFIDLRKPLLSAKKNQSEILYYKTDSHWNLLGGAVAFRYFAQQLSKNHPELKWPQDDLYKLTHTNQRNGGDLANFLRLSNHLHDLDPIIKVMELPVPNIRYDYDTNHMVYRGENPLIEQHNKPLLIKSPGALNNKKVLWIRDSFGTGISPFMTITFNEILQVNYDEALKPGGRFVQLVEKWKPDYVFFIIIARDSRRDLFYQAPPITFIKTPDNFESNRTGTLVRLNNVATINSRYKFIIDGIDPSLEYSLSDSEITPEKNRYINLEIACEDHSSVVPIQLFWQENRQAYFDEEHSVRMNFTTGRNLIDIQSIPKLSLTKRQIVKLRLDIDPQQNSCQKFNVDGLYMGNFNSKS, encoded by the coding sequence GTGCCAATTATAAATATAGTTTCTTCTCCTGACGTTGATTTTATAAAAATTAAAGACAAATCATTTCTTTATAATATGGATTTTTTATCAAGAGCCATAGCGAAGCTTCTTTATCCGTTAGGCATTAACATAGACTCACGAAACGTTGTAATTGGTAAAGATGGATGGCTTTTTTTAGGGGATAATTATAACGACACTATTACCGTTGATCATCGTCAATCAACAATAGAAGATGGCGCTGTGGCAAAAAAAATTATTGAAGCAATGCATGCATGGAAAGGTTTTCTTTCACAAAAAGGAGTGCAGGATTTTAAAATTTTGATTGCACCGAATAAAGGTACTGTATACCCGGAACATATGCCTACATGGGCCATTCCACGTTCCCCAAATGCTACAGATATATTGATAGATAAAGCAGAAGAAAGTAATATTTTTATCGATCTGAGGAAGCCTTTGTTGTCGGCTAAAAAAAATCAGTCTGAAATATTATATTACAAGACAGACAGTCATTGGAATTTATTGGGAGGAGCAGTTGCCTTTCGATATTTTGCCCAACAACTTTCTAAAAATCACCCTGAGCTAAAATGGCCACAAGATGACCTATACAAACTAACGCACACGAATCAGCGAAATGGTGGCGATTTGGCTAATTTTCTTAGATTGTCCAACCACTTACATGATTTGGATCCGATTATTAAAGTGATGGAGCTTCCCGTACCCAATATTCGATATGATTATGATACTAATCATATGGTCTATCGAGGTGAAAATCCCTTGATTGAGCAGCATAATAAACCTCTACTGATAAAATCTCCCGGTGCATTAAATAACAAAAAGGTTCTTTGGATACGAGATTCATTTGGCACCGGAATCTCGCCGTTTATGACAATAACTTTTAACGAAATACTTCAAGTCAATTATGATGAAGCGCTAAAACCTGGCGGTCGATTTGTTCAGTTGGTTGAAAAATGGAAACCGGACTATGTTTTTTTTATTATTATTGCGCGAGATTCAAGAAGAGATTTATTTTATCAGGCTCCACCCATTACATTTATCAAAACACCTGATAATTTTGAGTCAAATCGTACTGGCACTCTGGTCAGACTGAACAATGTCGCAACAATCAATTCCCGGTATAAATTTATTATTGATGGAATTGACCCTTCTTTAGAATATTCCTTATCGGATAGCGAAATAACGCCGGAAAAAAATCGTTATATTAATCTTGAAATAGCATGTGAAGATCATTCTTCTGTCGTACCGATTCAATTATTTTGGCAAGAAAACAGGCAAGCCTACTTTGATGAGGAACATAGTGTAAGAATGAACTTTACTACCGGAAGAAATTTGATAGATATTCAATCGATACCAAAATTGTCTTTAACAAAAAGACAAATAGTAAAACTGCGCCTGGATATTGATCCACAACAAAATTCTTGCCAAAAATTTAATGTGGATGGCTTATATATGGGTAATTTTAATTCAAAATCGTGA
- the lipA gene encoding lipoyl synthase, which produces MTYQAPSRSTPDSHQRNAEKLARIPIKVETAAAPLRKPEWIRVKLTAGNEIARVKQLLREHNLHTVCEEAACPNLAECFQHGTATFMIMGDLCTRRCPFCDVAHGKPLPLDKNEPRHLAEAIKAMALKYVVITSVDRDDLRDGGAGHFAECIQTIRHQSPATKIEILVPDFRGRMDKAIAILAAEPCDVFNHNLETVPRLYKQARPGADYSGSLKLLEGYKKARPQTPTKSGLMLGIGEEPEEVLQVMRDLIDHGCTMLTLGQYLQPSKDHLPVKSYITPEQFDEYGRIAGSLGFEQVASAPLVRSSYHADMQAKGVNI; this is translated from the coding sequence ATGACCTATCAAGCTCCGTCCCGCTCCACGCCCGATTCCCATCAACGCAACGCAGAGAAGCTGGCGCGCATTCCGATTAAAGTAGAAACCGCCGCCGCGCCGCTGCGCAAGCCCGAATGGATACGGGTCAAACTGACCGCCGGCAATGAAATCGCGCGGGTCAAACAGCTCTTGCGCGAGCACAACCTGCATACGGTCTGCGAGGAAGCCGCCTGCCCCAACCTGGCCGAATGTTTCCAGCACGGCACGGCTACCTTCATGATCATGGGCGATTTGTGCACCCGGCGCTGTCCTTTTTGCGACGTCGCCCACGGCAAGCCCCTGCCTCTCGATAAAAACGAACCGCGTCATCTGGCCGAGGCGATCAAGGCAATGGCCTTGAAATACGTCGTCATTACCTCGGTCGACCGCGACGATTTACGGGACGGCGGCGCCGGCCATTTTGCCGAATGCATCCAAACCATCCGGCATCAGTCTCCAGCGACCAAGATTGAAATTCTGGTGCCCGATTTTCGCGGCCGCATGGACAAAGCCATCGCCATCCTGGCGGCCGAACCCTGCGACGTGTTCAATCACAACCTAGAAACGGTGCCCAGGCTCTACAAACAGGCCCGTCCCGGCGCTGATTACTCGGGCTCTCTGAAGTTATTGGAAGGCTATAAAAAAGCCAGACCCCAAACACCGACCAAATCCGGACTGATGCTGGGCATCGGCGAAGAACCGGAAGAGGTGCTGCAAGTGATGCGCGATCTGATCGACCACGGCTGCACCATGCTGACTCTCGGCCAATACCTGCAACCCAGCAAGGACCATCTGCCGGTGAAAAGCTACATTACGCCAGAGCAATTCGACGAATACGGACGCATCGCCGGATCGCTGGGCTTCGAACAGGTCGCGAGCGCGCCGCTGGTGAGATCTTCGTACCATGCCGACATGCAGGCGAAAGGAGTAAACATTTAA
- the lipB gene encoding lipoyl(octanoyl) transferase LipB, protein MALTTRFLGIQDYQATWRAMQQFTENRTWDTPDEIWVVEHDPVYTLGLNGKREHLLDTGSIPVVHCDRGGQVTYHGPGQLVVYPLLDMKRSKLGVRPLVTLLEEAMIETLALYRIAANARADAPGVYVDGKKIGSIGIRIRKNCSYHGLSLNNYVDLSPFKGINPCGYSKLEVTRLADLGVNLSNEELASPLVEAITQALSS, encoded by the coding sequence ATGGCCTTAACGACGCGCTTTCTCGGCATACAGGACTATCAGGCCACTTGGCGGGCCATGCAGCAATTCACCGAGAACAGGACCTGGGACACTCCCGATGAAATCTGGGTGGTCGAACATGATCCGGTCTATACGCTGGGACTCAACGGCAAGCGGGAACACCTTCTCGACACCGGATCGATTCCCGTGGTCCATTGCGACCGGGGCGGCCAGGTCACCTACCACGGTCCCGGCCAATTGGTCGTTTATCCGCTGCTGGACATGAAGCGGTCGAAACTGGGCGTCCGCCCACTGGTTACCTTGCTGGAGGAAGCCATGATCGAGACGCTGGCTTTGTATCGCATCGCCGCGAACGCACGGGCCGATGCGCCCGGCGTCTACGTCGACGGCAAAAAAATCGGCTCCATTGGCATAAGGATCCGAAAAAATTGCAGCTACCACGGACTGAGCCTCAACAATTACGTGGACTTGAGTCCTTTCAAAGGCATCAATCCCTGCGGCTATTCGAAGCTGGAAGTGACCCGGCTTGCCGATCTGGGAGTGAATCTCAGCAACGAAGAACTCGCCTCGCCTCTGGTCGAGGCCATAACTCAGGCCCTGTCCTCATGA
- a CDS encoding YbeD family protein — MSEETLLKFPCRFAIKAMGKTTPELDLVVVEIVRRHSPDLTEGAVKSRPSKGGNYTAITVIIEAHSKQQLDNIYLDLSSHPLIMMVL; from the coding sequence ATGAGCGAAGAGACCCTGCTGAAATTCCCGTGCCGTTTTGCGATCAAGGCCATGGGCAAAACCACGCCCGAACTCGATTTGGTCGTAGTGGAAATCGTCCGGCGGCACAGCCCCGACCTTACCGAGGGCGCGGTAAAGTCGCGCCCCAGCAAGGGCGGCAATTACACCGCCATTACCGTCATCATCGAGGCGCACAGCAAACAGCAGCTCGATAACATCTATCTGGATTTATCGAGTCACCCTCTGATCATGATGGTCTTATAA
- a CDS encoding D-amino acid aminotransferase, with the protein MENKTVYLNGRYLPLNEARVSVLDRGFLFGDGVYEVIPSYSGHLFHFDKHMERLDRSLSGIRLGNPFPYAQWLEILTPLLDPALDQYVYLQVTRGSAEKRDHAFPKQIRPTVFAMSSAIVPLPGQNSGVRAMTMPDGRWQLCHIKAITLLANILYRQEAVEKDCTEAILVRGDHVTEGAASNVFAVVDGVLVTPPKSHELLPGITRDVLLEIAERNHISYREDSISLETLKSADEIWLTSSTREIMPVVELDSAPIGGGKPGPVWATMNRLFQNYKQSLR; encoded by the coding sequence ATGGAAAATAAAACGGTCTATCTGAACGGCCGTTATCTTCCGTTGAATGAAGCCCGAGTTTCGGTCCTGGACCGCGGCTTTTTATTCGGTGACGGCGTCTATGAAGTCATTCCGTCCTATTCGGGACATTTGTTTCATTTCGACAAGCATATGGAGAGACTGGATCGCAGTCTCTCCGGCATTCGTCTGGGCAATCCCTTCCCTTATGCGCAATGGCTCGAGATTCTGACGCCGCTGTTGGACCCGGCCCTGGATCAGTATGTTTATTTGCAGGTTACGCGGGGTTCTGCGGAAAAAAGAGACCACGCGTTTCCGAAACAGATCCGGCCGACCGTCTTTGCGATGTCGTCGGCCATTGTCCCCCTGCCCGGCCAGAACTCCGGCGTCAGGGCCATGACCATGCCGGACGGGCGCTGGCAACTGTGCCATATCAAGGCCATTACCCTTTTGGCCAATATTCTCTACCGGCAGGAAGCGGTCGAGAAAGACTGCACCGAAGCCATTCTGGTGAGGGGCGATCACGTCACCGAAGGCGCGGCGAGCAATGTTTTCGCGGTCGTCGACGGCGTCCTGGTCACGCCACCGAAAAGCCATGAATTATTGCCGGGAATTACCCGCGACGTCCTCCTTGAAATCGCCGAAAGAAACCATATTTCCTATCGGGAAGACAGCATTTCCCTGGAAACGCTGAAAAGTGCCGACGAGATCTGGCTGACCAGTTCGACCCGCGAAATCATGCCGGTGGTCGAACTCGATTCCGCTCCAATCGGCGGCGGCAAACCGGGGCCGGTCTGGGCCACCATGAACCGGCTGTTCCAGAATTACAAACAATCCCTGAGATGA
- a CDS encoding D-alanyl-D-alanine carboxypeptidase family protein, which produces MMSLLNFQRVFFILLFSFLTAPFQANAENSDVLIPIPPTIEASSFVLQDYQTGKVLAENNADAKLAPASLTKIMTVYVVFKEIANGHLKLDDLATISKKAWSTSGSRMFVEVNDRVKIEDLLKGVIIQSGNDASVALAEHVAGSEEVFAAMMNQQAERLGMKNTQFKNSDGLPVEGHYTTARDLAILTEALIKEFPDFYPWFSQKEFVYNKIVQHNRNQLLGRDPSVDGVKTGHTDEAGFCLVASALRNDMRLISVVMGAKSDNARAVQNQNLLNYGFRFYEAHKLYDGKKSLSDARVWKGDVKELPLGLTEDLYATIPRGHYNELKAVINVDKNITAPVKEGDKLGSVEVSFKGEPIIKKDLVALKTVEKGNIFRQLTDSAILLVVNRDGK; this is translated from the coding sequence ATGATGTCTTTATTAAATTTCCAGCGGGTCTTTTTCATACTCCTTTTCAGTTTCCTGACGGCTCCGTTCCAGGCCAACGCAGAAAATTCAGACGTTCTGATCCCCATCCCACCCACCATCGAAGCGAGCAGCTTCGTATTGCAGGATTATCAAACGGGCAAGGTATTGGCCGAAAACAATGCCGACGCCAAACTCGCGCCGGCCAGCCTGACCAAAATCATGACCGTCTATGTCGTATTCAAGGAAATCGCCAACGGCCATCTGAAACTGGACGATCTGGCCACCATCAGCAAAAAAGCCTGGAGCACGTCCGGTTCGCGCATGTTCGTGGAAGTGAACGACCGGGTCAAAATCGAAGATTTGCTGAAAGGCGTCATCATTCAATCGGGCAACGACGCCAGCGTCGCTCTGGCCGAGCATGTGGCCGGATCGGAGGAAGTCTTCGCCGCGATGATGAATCAGCAGGCGGAACGATTGGGCATGAAAAACACCCAATTTAAAAACAGCGACGGGCTTCCGGTGGAAGGCCATTACACCACGGCGCGCGATCTGGCCATTCTGACCGAGGCCTTGATCAAGGAATTTCCCGACTTTTACCCGTGGTTTTCGCAAAAGGAATTCGTCTACAACAAAATCGTTCAGCACAACCGCAACCAGTTGCTGGGCCGCGATCCTTCGGTCGACGGCGTAAAGACGGGGCATACCGATGAAGCCGGTTTCTGCCTGGTCGCGTCGGCCCTCAGAAACGACATGCGTCTGATTTCGGTCGTGATGGGCGCCAAAAGCGACAACGCCCGGGCGGTGCAAAACCAGAATCTCTTGAATTACGGATTCCGTTTTTATGAAGCCCACAAATTATACGACGGTAAAAAATCGCTGTCCGATGCCCGGGTATGGAAAGGCGACGTCAAGGAATTGCCTCTGGGTCTGACCGAAGATCTTTACGCGACGATCCCCCGCGGCCATTACAACGAGCTGAAAGCCGTCATCAACGTCGACAAGAACATCACCGCGCCGGTCAAGGAAGGCGACAAGCTGGGTTCGGTTGAAGTTTCCTTTAAAGGCGAACCGATCATCAAAAAAGACCTGGTGGCCCTAAAAACCGTGGAAAAAGGCAATATTTTCCGCCAGTTGACCGACAGCGCCATTCTTCTGGTGGTCAACCGCGATGGAAAATAA
- a CDS encoding septal ring lytic transglycosylase RlpA family protein: MNKIIPSISVIVLCGCSTQQVRTPDVSINKITPLPRLTAEATQNKDTTQSPSPSISSPLSAPGKRHLIADRPLRQHAVLQVNRPNKPEEPPQQEALIPRITRYIKQGIASWYGPRFHGRKTATGEIFDMYAMTAAHKTLPIPSYAQVTNLENNRSVIVRINDRGPYVGNRLLDLSYAAAKKLGIQKEGLAKVEIVALTDAQALPQLENDQEEKEGKR; this comes from the coding sequence ATGAATAAAATCATACCATCCATTTCTGTCATTGTGTTGTGTGGTTGTTCCACGCAGCAAGTCAGAACGCCAGATGTATCGATCAACAAAATCACCCCTCTGCCCCGGCTGACCGCCGAAGCCACTCAAAATAAAGACACGACCCAGTCCCCGTCCCCATCCATCTCCTCTCCCCTTTCCGCTCCAGGCAAACGCCATCTGATCGCCGACCGCCCCCTCCGGCAACATGCCGTTCTTCAGGTAAACCGGCCCAACAAGCCCGAAGAGCCGCCCCAACAGGAAGCGCTGATACCCCGGATCACCCGTTACATCAAGCAAGGCATCGCTTCCTGGTACGGCCCCCGGTTTCACGGCAGAAAGACCGCTACCGGCGAAATCTTCGACATGTACGCAATGACCGCCGCGCATAAAACCCTGCCGATTCCGTCCTATGCCCAGGTGACCAATCTGGAAAACAACCGCAGCGTCATTGTCCGCATCAACGACCGCGGACCTTACGTCGGCAACCGTTTGCTCGATCTTTCCTATGCCGCCGCCAAAAAACTGGGCATTCAAAAAGAAGGTTTGGCCAAAGTGGAAATTGTGGCATTAACCGACGCCCAGGCTTTGCCGCAACTGGAGAATGACCAAGAAGAAAAAGAAGGCAAGCGATAG
- the mltB gene encoding lytic murein transglycosylase B codes for MKPTSNLTPVILSCAALFCVACAPEKTRPADVFIREMSLKHHFDEAALDDLFLSVELKPEILVRIASPAEKMPWYKYRKIFLTESRILEGARFWRENADALAAVERRYGVPAPIIVAILGVETRYGQKTGNYRVIDALTTLAFAYPPRSRFFTGELENFLLLCREENMNPLKPVGSYAGAMGMPQFMPSSFRSYSADFDRDGRRDIWRNTNDVIASIANYFSRHGWQPGQPVAMPAKASGDFYKSKLNGNLKPDLIIEELQSAHVEISGYPPLNSKIKLLAFEQEHGDELWAAFDNFYVITRYNHSPLYAMAVFQLSEAISKYKPTSPYE; via the coding sequence ATGAAACCGACAAGCAACCTGACCCCCGTTATTCTGAGCTGCGCCGCTTTGTTTTGCGTTGCCTGCGCGCCGGAGAAAACCCGGCCGGCGGACGTTTTCATCCGGGAAATGAGCCTCAAACATCATTTCGACGAAGCCGCTCTGGACGATCTGTTCCTTTCGGTCGAATTAAAACCGGAGATTCTCGTTCGCATCGCCTCGCCGGCGGAAAAAATGCCCTGGTATAAATACCGGAAGATCTTTCTGACCGAATCCAGGATTCTCGAAGGCGCCCGATTCTGGCGGGAAAATGCGGACGCCCTGGCCGCCGTGGAACGTCGATACGGCGTTCCGGCGCCGATCATTGTCGCGATTTTGGGAGTGGAGACCCGTTACGGCCAAAAAACCGGCAACTATCGAGTCATCGATGCTCTGACGACGCTGGCGTTCGCCTATCCTCCCCGCAGCCGTTTTTTTACCGGCGAACTTGAAAATTTTTTACTGCTTTGCCGGGAAGAAAATATGAATCCCCTGAAGCCTGTCGGCTCCTACGCCGGCGCAATGGGCATGCCGCAATTCATGCCGAGCAGTTTCCGCTCGTATTCGGCCGATTTCGACCGGGACGGCCGGCGCGACATCTGGCGCAACACGAACGACGTCATCGCCAGCATCGCCAATTATTTTTCCCGTCACGGCTGGCAACCGGGCCAGCCGGTTGCGATGCCGGCGAAGGCATCCGGGGATTTTTACAAATCGAAATTAAACGGCAACCTTAAGCCGGATTTAATAATTGAAGAGTTACAATCGGCCCATGTTGAAATTTCAGGGTATCCGCCTTTAAACAGTAAGATCAAACTGCTTGCTTTTGAACAAGAACATGGCGATGAACTATGGGCTGCTTTCGATAATTTCTATGTCATCACCCGCTACAACCACAGCCCCTTGTACGCCATGGCTGTTTTTCAATTAAGCGAGGCTATCTCAAAATACAAACCGACATCTCCCTATGAATAA